The following proteins are encoded in a genomic region of Rhinolophus ferrumequinum isolate MPI-CBG mRhiFer1 chromosome 17, mRhiFer1_v1.p, whole genome shotgun sequence:
- the RAF1 gene encoding RAF proto-oncogene serine/threonine-protein kinase isoform X3 — translation MMANLRTLLRQAILSGFSCQTSKEQCKKARLDWNTDAASLIGEELQVDFLDHVPLTTHNFARKTFLKLAFCDMCQKFLLNGFRCQTCGYKFHEHCSTKVPTMCVDWSNVRQLLLFPNSTIGDSGVPALPSLTMRRMRESVSRMPVSSQHRYSTPHAFTFNTSSPSSEGSLSQRQRSTSTPNVHMVSTTLPVDNRMIENNSLNASPRAWSRRFCLRGRDAIRSHSESASPSALSSSPNNLSPTGWSQPKTPVPAQRERAPGSGTQEKNKIRPRGQRDSSYYWEIEASEVMLSTRIGSGSFGTVYKGKWHGDVAVKILKVVDPTPEQFQAFRNEVAVLRKTRHVNILLFMGYMTKDNLAIVTQWCEGSSLYKHLHVQETKFQMFQLIDIARQTAQGMDYLHAKNIIHRDMKSNNIFLHEGLTVKIGDFGLATVKSRWSGSQQVEQPTGSILWMAPEVIRMQDHNPFSFQSDVYSYGIVLYELMTGELPYSHINNRDQIIFMVGRGYASPDLSKLYKNCPKAMKRLVADCVKKVKEERPLFPQILSSIELLQHSLPKINRSASEPSLHRAAHTEDINACTLTTSPRLPVF, via the exons ATGATGGCAAACTTACGGACTCTTCTAAGACAAGCAATACTATCCGGGTTTTCTTGCCAAACAAGCAAAGAACAGTG TAAAAAAGCACGTTTAGATTGGAATACTGATGCTGCCTCATTGATTGGAGAAGAACTTCAAGTAGATTTCCTGGATCATGTTCCCCTCACAACACACAATTTT GCTCGGAAGACCTTCCTGAAGCTTGCGTTCTGTGACATGTGTCAGAAGTTCCTGCTAAATGGATTTCGATGTCAAACTTGTGGCTACAAATTTCACGAGCACTGTAGCACcaaagtacctactatgtgtgtGGACTGGAGTAATGTCAGGCAACTCTT attgtttccaaattCCACTATTGGTGATAGTGGGGTCCCAGCACTGCCTTCTTTGACAATGCGCCGGATGCGAGAGTCTGTTTCCCGGATGCCTGTTag TTCCCAGCACAGATACTCCACACCCCACGCCTTCACATTCAACacctccagcccctcctctgAAGGTTCCCTCTCCCAGAGGCAGAGGTCGACGTCCACACCTAATGTCCACATGGTCAGCACCACCCTGCCTGTGGACAACAGGATGATTGAG AATAACAGCCTGAATGCTTCTCCCAGGGCGTGGTCCAGACGATTTTGTTTGAGGGGAAGA gatgcAATTCGAAGTCACAGTGAATCAG CCTCACCTTCGGCCTTGTCCAGCAGCCCCAACAATCTGAGCCCAACGGGATGGTCACAGCCCAAAACCCCCGTGCCGGCACAGAGAGAGCGGGCACCGGGATCCGGGACCCAGGAGAAGAACAAAATT AGGCCTCGTGGACAGAGAGATTCAAGCTATTACTGGGAAATAGAAGCCAGTGAGGTGATGCTCTCCACTCGGATTGGGTCGGGCTCTTTTGGAACCGTTTATAAGGGCAAGTGGCATG GAGACGTTGCAGTCAAGATCCTAAAGGTTGTCGACCCCACACCAGAGCAGTTCCAGGCCTTTAGGAATGAGGTGGCTGTCCTGCG cAAAACACGGCACGTGAACATCCTGCTCTTCATGGGGTACATGACGAAGGACAACCTGGCGATTGTGACCCAGTGGTGTGAGGGCAGCAGCCTCTATAAACACCTGCATGTCCAAGAGACCAAGTTCCAGATGTTCCAGTTGATTGACATCGCCCGGCAGACAGCTCAGGGAATGGA CTATTTGCATGCAAAGAACATCATCCACAGAGACATGAAATCCAACA ATATATTTCTCCATGAAGGCCTGACGGTGAAAATTGGAGATTTTGGTTTGGCGACAGTCAAGTCACGCTGGAGTGGTTCTCAGCAGGTGGAACAACCTACCGGCTCTATCCTGTGGATG GCCCCCGAGGTGATCCGAATGCAGGATCATAACCCGTTCAGCTTCCAGTCTGATGTCTACTCCTATGGCATTGTGTTGTATGAGCTCATGACGGGGGAGCTACCCTATTCCCACATCAACAACCGGGATCAG ATCATCTTCATGGTGGGCCGAGGGTATGCCTCCCCAGACCTTAGTAAGCTGTACAAGAACTGCCCCAAAGCAATGAAGAGGCTGGTTGCCGACTGTGTGAAGAAAGTGAAGGAAGAGAGGCCTCTTTTTCCCCAG ATCCTGTCTTCCATTGAGCTGCTCCAACACTCTCTACCGAAAATCAACCGGAGCGCTTCTGAGCCATCCCTGCATCGGGCGGCCCACACTGAGGATATCAATGCCTGCACGCTGACCACGTCCCCAAGACTGCCTGTCTTCTAG
- the RAF1 gene encoding RAF proto-oncogene serine/threonine-protein kinase isoform X2 gives MEHIQGAWKTISNGFGLKDAVFDGPSCISPTIVQQFGYQRRASDDGKLTDSSKTSNTIRVFLPNKQRTVVNVRNGMSLHDCLMKALKVRGLQPECCAVFRLLHEHKGKKARLDWNTDAASLIGEELQVDFLDHVPLTTHNFARKTFLKLAFCDMCQKFLLNGFRCQTCGYKFHEHCSTKVPTMCVDWSNVRQLLLFPNSTIGDSGVPALPSLTMRRMRESVSRMPVSSQHRYSTPHAFTFNTSSPSSEGSLSQRQRSTSTPNVHMVSTTLPVDNRMIEDAIRSHSESASPSALSSSPNNLSPTGWSQPKTPVPAQRERAPGSGTQEKNKIRPRGQRDSSYYWEIEASEVMLSTRIGSGSFGTVYKGKWHGDVAVKILKVVDPTPEQFQAFRNEVAVLRKTRHVNILLFMGYMTKDNLAIVTQWCEGSSLYKHLHVQETKFQMFQLIDIARQTAQGMDYLHAKNIIHRDMKSNNIFLHEGLTVKIGDFGLATVKSRWSGSQQVEQPTGSILWMAPEVIRMQDHNPFSFQSDVYSYGIVLYELMTGELPYSHINNRDQIIFMVGRGYASPDLSKLYKNCPKAMKRLVADCVKKVKEERPLFPQILSSIELLQHSLPKINRSASEPSLHRAAHTEDINACTLTTSPRLPVF, from the exons ATGGAGCACATACAGGGGGCTTGGAAGACGATCAGCAATGGTTTTGGACTCAAAGACGCAGTGTTTGATGGCCCCAGCTGCATTTCCCCCACGATAGTTCAGCAGTTTGGCTATCAGCGTCGGGCGTCAGATGATGGCAAACTTACGGACTCTTCTAAGACAAGCAATACTATCCGGGTTTTCTTGCCAAACAAGCAAAGAACAGTG GTCAATGTACGAAATGGAATGAGCTTGCATGACTGCCTTATGAAAGCGCTCAAAGTGAGGGGCCTGCAACCAGAGTGCTGTGCGGTGTTCAGACTTCTCCACGAGCACAAAGG TAAAAAAGCACGTTTAGATTGGAATACTGATGCTGCCTCATTGATTGGAGAAGAACTTCAAGTAGATTTCCTGGATCATGTTCCCCTCACAACACACAATTTT GCTCGGAAGACCTTCCTGAAGCTTGCGTTCTGTGACATGTGTCAGAAGTTCCTGCTAAATGGATTTCGATGTCAAACTTGTGGCTACAAATTTCACGAGCACTGTAGCACcaaagtacctactatgtgtgtGGACTGGAGTAATGTCAGGCAACTCTT attgtttccaaattCCACTATTGGTGATAGTGGGGTCCCAGCACTGCCTTCTTTGACAATGCGCCGGATGCGAGAGTCTGTTTCCCGGATGCCTGTTag TTCCCAGCACAGATACTCCACACCCCACGCCTTCACATTCAACacctccagcccctcctctgAAGGTTCCCTCTCCCAGAGGCAGAGGTCGACGTCCACACCTAATGTCCACATGGTCAGCACCACCCTGCCTGTGGACAACAGGATGATTGAG gatgcAATTCGAAGTCACAGTGAATCAG CCTCACCTTCGGCCTTGTCCAGCAGCCCCAACAATCTGAGCCCAACGGGATGGTCACAGCCCAAAACCCCCGTGCCGGCACAGAGAGAGCGGGCACCGGGATCCGGGACCCAGGAGAAGAACAAAATT AGGCCTCGTGGACAGAGAGATTCAAGCTATTACTGGGAAATAGAAGCCAGTGAGGTGATGCTCTCCACTCGGATTGGGTCGGGCTCTTTTGGAACCGTTTATAAGGGCAAGTGGCATG GAGACGTTGCAGTCAAGATCCTAAAGGTTGTCGACCCCACACCAGAGCAGTTCCAGGCCTTTAGGAATGAGGTGGCTGTCCTGCG cAAAACACGGCACGTGAACATCCTGCTCTTCATGGGGTACATGACGAAGGACAACCTGGCGATTGTGACCCAGTGGTGTGAGGGCAGCAGCCTCTATAAACACCTGCATGTCCAAGAGACCAAGTTCCAGATGTTCCAGTTGATTGACATCGCCCGGCAGACAGCTCAGGGAATGGA CTATTTGCATGCAAAGAACATCATCCACAGAGACATGAAATCCAACA ATATATTTCTCCATGAAGGCCTGACGGTGAAAATTGGAGATTTTGGTTTGGCGACAGTCAAGTCACGCTGGAGTGGTTCTCAGCAGGTGGAACAACCTACCGGCTCTATCCTGTGGATG GCCCCCGAGGTGATCCGAATGCAGGATCATAACCCGTTCAGCTTCCAGTCTGATGTCTACTCCTATGGCATTGTGTTGTATGAGCTCATGACGGGGGAGCTACCCTATTCCCACATCAACAACCGGGATCAG ATCATCTTCATGGTGGGCCGAGGGTATGCCTCCCCAGACCTTAGTAAGCTGTACAAGAACTGCCCCAAAGCAATGAAGAGGCTGGTTGCCGACTGTGTGAAGAAAGTGAAGGAAGAGAGGCCTCTTTTTCCCCAG ATCCTGTCTTCCATTGAGCTGCTCCAACACTCTCTACCGAAAATCAACCGGAGCGCTTCTGAGCCATCCCTGCATCGGGCGGCCCACACTGAGGATATCAATGCCTGCACGCTGACCACGTCCCCAAGACTGCCTGTCTTCTAG
- the RAF1 gene encoding RAF proto-oncogene serine/threonine-protein kinase isoform X1 gives MEHIQGAWKTISNGFGLKDAVFDGPSCISPTIVQQFGYQRRASDDGKLTDSSKTSNTIRVFLPNKQRTVVNVRNGMSLHDCLMKALKVRGLQPECCAVFRLLHEHKGKKARLDWNTDAASLIGEELQVDFLDHVPLTTHNFARKTFLKLAFCDMCQKFLLNGFRCQTCGYKFHEHCSTKVPTMCVDWSNVRQLLLFPNSTIGDSGVPALPSLTMRRMRESVSRMPVSSQHRYSTPHAFTFNTSSPSSEGSLSQRQRSTSTPNVHMVSTTLPVDNRMIENNSLNASPRAWSRRFCLRGRDAIRSHSESASPSALSSSPNNLSPTGWSQPKTPVPAQRERAPGSGTQEKNKIRPRGQRDSSYYWEIEASEVMLSTRIGSGSFGTVYKGKWHGDVAVKILKVVDPTPEQFQAFRNEVAVLRKTRHVNILLFMGYMTKDNLAIVTQWCEGSSLYKHLHVQETKFQMFQLIDIARQTAQGMDYLHAKNIIHRDMKSNNIFLHEGLTVKIGDFGLATVKSRWSGSQQVEQPTGSILWMAPEVIRMQDHNPFSFQSDVYSYGIVLYELMTGELPYSHINNRDQIIFMVGRGYASPDLSKLYKNCPKAMKRLVADCVKKVKEERPLFPQILSSIELLQHSLPKINRSASEPSLHRAAHTEDINACTLTTSPRLPVF, from the exons ATGGAGCACATACAGGGGGCTTGGAAGACGATCAGCAATGGTTTTGGACTCAAAGACGCAGTGTTTGATGGCCCCAGCTGCATTTCCCCCACGATAGTTCAGCAGTTTGGCTATCAGCGTCGGGCGTCAGATGATGGCAAACTTACGGACTCTTCTAAGACAAGCAATACTATCCGGGTTTTCTTGCCAAACAAGCAAAGAACAGTG GTCAATGTACGAAATGGAATGAGCTTGCATGACTGCCTTATGAAAGCGCTCAAAGTGAGGGGCCTGCAACCAGAGTGCTGTGCGGTGTTCAGACTTCTCCACGAGCACAAAGG TAAAAAAGCACGTTTAGATTGGAATACTGATGCTGCCTCATTGATTGGAGAAGAACTTCAAGTAGATTTCCTGGATCATGTTCCCCTCACAACACACAATTTT GCTCGGAAGACCTTCCTGAAGCTTGCGTTCTGTGACATGTGTCAGAAGTTCCTGCTAAATGGATTTCGATGTCAAACTTGTGGCTACAAATTTCACGAGCACTGTAGCACcaaagtacctactatgtgtgtGGACTGGAGTAATGTCAGGCAACTCTT attgtttccaaattCCACTATTGGTGATAGTGGGGTCCCAGCACTGCCTTCTTTGACAATGCGCCGGATGCGAGAGTCTGTTTCCCGGATGCCTGTTag TTCCCAGCACAGATACTCCACACCCCACGCCTTCACATTCAACacctccagcccctcctctgAAGGTTCCCTCTCCCAGAGGCAGAGGTCGACGTCCACACCTAATGTCCACATGGTCAGCACCACCCTGCCTGTGGACAACAGGATGATTGAG AATAACAGCCTGAATGCTTCTCCCAGGGCGTGGTCCAGACGATTTTGTTTGAGGGGAAGA gatgcAATTCGAAGTCACAGTGAATCAG CCTCACCTTCGGCCTTGTCCAGCAGCCCCAACAATCTGAGCCCAACGGGATGGTCACAGCCCAAAACCCCCGTGCCGGCACAGAGAGAGCGGGCACCGGGATCCGGGACCCAGGAGAAGAACAAAATT AGGCCTCGTGGACAGAGAGATTCAAGCTATTACTGGGAAATAGAAGCCAGTGAGGTGATGCTCTCCACTCGGATTGGGTCGGGCTCTTTTGGAACCGTTTATAAGGGCAAGTGGCATG GAGACGTTGCAGTCAAGATCCTAAAGGTTGTCGACCCCACACCAGAGCAGTTCCAGGCCTTTAGGAATGAGGTGGCTGTCCTGCG cAAAACACGGCACGTGAACATCCTGCTCTTCATGGGGTACATGACGAAGGACAACCTGGCGATTGTGACCCAGTGGTGTGAGGGCAGCAGCCTCTATAAACACCTGCATGTCCAAGAGACCAAGTTCCAGATGTTCCAGTTGATTGACATCGCCCGGCAGACAGCTCAGGGAATGGA CTATTTGCATGCAAAGAACATCATCCACAGAGACATGAAATCCAACA ATATATTTCTCCATGAAGGCCTGACGGTGAAAATTGGAGATTTTGGTTTGGCGACAGTCAAGTCACGCTGGAGTGGTTCTCAGCAGGTGGAACAACCTACCGGCTCTATCCTGTGGATG GCCCCCGAGGTGATCCGAATGCAGGATCATAACCCGTTCAGCTTCCAGTCTGATGTCTACTCCTATGGCATTGTGTTGTATGAGCTCATGACGGGGGAGCTACCCTATTCCCACATCAACAACCGGGATCAG ATCATCTTCATGGTGGGCCGAGGGTATGCCTCCCCAGACCTTAGTAAGCTGTACAAGAACTGCCCCAAAGCAATGAAGAGGCTGGTTGCCGACTGTGTGAAGAAAGTGAAGGAAGAGAGGCCTCTTTTTCCCCAG ATCCTGTCTTCCATTGAGCTGCTCCAACACTCTCTACCGAAAATCAACCGGAGCGCTTCTGAGCCATCCCTGCATCGGGCGGCCCACACTGAGGATATCAATGCCTGCACGCTGACCACGTCCCCAAGACTGCCTGTCTTCTAG
- the RAF1 gene encoding RAF proto-oncogene serine/threonine-protein kinase isoform X4 — MMANLRTLLRQAILSGFSCQTSKEQCKKARLDWNTDAASLIGEELQVDFLDHVPLTTHNFARKTFLKLAFCDMCQKFLLNGFRCQTCGYKFHEHCSTKVPTMCVDWSNVRQLLLFPNSTIGDSGVPALPSLTMRRMRESVSRMPVSSQHRYSTPHAFTFNTSSPSSEGSLSQRQRSTSTPNVHMVSTTLPVDNRMIEDAIRSHSESASPSALSSSPNNLSPTGWSQPKTPVPAQRERAPGSGTQEKNKIRPRGQRDSSYYWEIEASEVMLSTRIGSGSFGTVYKGKWHGDVAVKILKVVDPTPEQFQAFRNEVAVLRKTRHVNILLFMGYMTKDNLAIVTQWCEGSSLYKHLHVQETKFQMFQLIDIARQTAQGMDYLHAKNIIHRDMKSNNIFLHEGLTVKIGDFGLATVKSRWSGSQQVEQPTGSILWMAPEVIRMQDHNPFSFQSDVYSYGIVLYELMTGELPYSHINNRDQIIFMVGRGYASPDLSKLYKNCPKAMKRLVADCVKKVKEERPLFPQILSSIELLQHSLPKINRSASEPSLHRAAHTEDINACTLTTSPRLPVF; from the exons ATGATGGCAAACTTACGGACTCTTCTAAGACAAGCAATACTATCCGGGTTTTCTTGCCAAACAAGCAAAGAACAGTG TAAAAAAGCACGTTTAGATTGGAATACTGATGCTGCCTCATTGATTGGAGAAGAACTTCAAGTAGATTTCCTGGATCATGTTCCCCTCACAACACACAATTTT GCTCGGAAGACCTTCCTGAAGCTTGCGTTCTGTGACATGTGTCAGAAGTTCCTGCTAAATGGATTTCGATGTCAAACTTGTGGCTACAAATTTCACGAGCACTGTAGCACcaaagtacctactatgtgtgtGGACTGGAGTAATGTCAGGCAACTCTT attgtttccaaattCCACTATTGGTGATAGTGGGGTCCCAGCACTGCCTTCTTTGACAATGCGCCGGATGCGAGAGTCTGTTTCCCGGATGCCTGTTag TTCCCAGCACAGATACTCCACACCCCACGCCTTCACATTCAACacctccagcccctcctctgAAGGTTCCCTCTCCCAGAGGCAGAGGTCGACGTCCACACCTAATGTCCACATGGTCAGCACCACCCTGCCTGTGGACAACAGGATGATTGAG gatgcAATTCGAAGTCACAGTGAATCAG CCTCACCTTCGGCCTTGTCCAGCAGCCCCAACAATCTGAGCCCAACGGGATGGTCACAGCCCAAAACCCCCGTGCCGGCACAGAGAGAGCGGGCACCGGGATCCGGGACCCAGGAGAAGAACAAAATT AGGCCTCGTGGACAGAGAGATTCAAGCTATTACTGGGAAATAGAAGCCAGTGAGGTGATGCTCTCCACTCGGATTGGGTCGGGCTCTTTTGGAACCGTTTATAAGGGCAAGTGGCATG GAGACGTTGCAGTCAAGATCCTAAAGGTTGTCGACCCCACACCAGAGCAGTTCCAGGCCTTTAGGAATGAGGTGGCTGTCCTGCG cAAAACACGGCACGTGAACATCCTGCTCTTCATGGGGTACATGACGAAGGACAACCTGGCGATTGTGACCCAGTGGTGTGAGGGCAGCAGCCTCTATAAACACCTGCATGTCCAAGAGACCAAGTTCCAGATGTTCCAGTTGATTGACATCGCCCGGCAGACAGCTCAGGGAATGGA CTATTTGCATGCAAAGAACATCATCCACAGAGACATGAAATCCAACA ATATATTTCTCCATGAAGGCCTGACGGTGAAAATTGGAGATTTTGGTTTGGCGACAGTCAAGTCACGCTGGAGTGGTTCTCAGCAGGTGGAACAACCTACCGGCTCTATCCTGTGGATG GCCCCCGAGGTGATCCGAATGCAGGATCATAACCCGTTCAGCTTCCAGTCTGATGTCTACTCCTATGGCATTGTGTTGTATGAGCTCATGACGGGGGAGCTACCCTATTCCCACATCAACAACCGGGATCAG ATCATCTTCATGGTGGGCCGAGGGTATGCCTCCCCAGACCTTAGTAAGCTGTACAAGAACTGCCCCAAAGCAATGAAGAGGCTGGTTGCCGACTGTGTGAAGAAAGTGAAGGAAGAGAGGCCTCTTTTTCCCCAG ATCCTGTCTTCCATTGAGCTGCTCCAACACTCTCTACCGAAAATCAACCGGAGCGCTTCTGAGCCATCCCTGCATCGGGCGGCCCACACTGAGGATATCAATGCCTGCACGCTGACCACGTCCCCAAGACTGCCTGTCTTCTAG